The following proteins come from a genomic window of Nitrospira sp.:
- a CDS encoding Glyoxalase/bleomycin resistance protein/dioxygenase, translating to MHILVGISNELLSMTAPLHRGLRHVALRVTDLPRSRRFYEQLLGMKAVWEPDQDNVYFSSGIDNFALHQIPKDELSSYRPPSAQLLDHVGVILDSPQAVDQMYRESLPKIESLGGRIAKEPKQHRDGSYSFYFADPDGNLVQALYEPAISQLRIGLSNED from the coding sequence ATGCATATTTTAGTCGGAATATCGAACGAGTTGCTTAGTATGACGGCTCCGCTCCATAGAGGTCTTCGGCATGTGGCCCTGCGCGTCACCGACCTTCCTCGTTCGCGCCGATTTTATGAGCAATTGCTCGGCATGAAGGCGGTGTGGGAACCGGATCAGGACAACGTGTATTTTAGCTCCGGCATCGATAACTTCGCGCTCCATCAGATCCCAAAAGATGAACTATCCTCTTACCGACCGCCGTCGGCTCAGTTGCTTGATCACGTCGGGGTCATTCTCGACAGTCCACAAGCCGTCGATCAGATGTACCGAGAGAGCCTGCCGAAAATCGAATCTCTGGGCGGACGAATAGCCAAAGAACCCAAGCAGCACCGTGACGGCAGCTATTCATTCTATTTTGCCGATCCCGACGGCAATCTGGTCCAGGCTCTGTATGAACCGGCGATCAGTCAACTCAGGATAGGACTGAGTAACGAGGATTGA
- a CDS encoding Alcohol dehydrogenase → MKAMVLHHTSDISTDPLQLQDRLAPVPKENQVLVKIHVCGVCRTDLHVVEGELPDVALPLIPGHQAVGTVVQVGSKVSEIKEGDRVGIAWLQGTCGRCEFCTSGRENLCLQASFTGYQVDGGYAEYAVVPARFAYPIPSIFSDEEAAPLLCAGIIGYRALRLSGIKPGQRLGLYGFGASAHIAIQIARHWGCQVYVNSLKREHQELARQLGAVWVGGATEMPPNKLHGSIIFAPAGELVPPALRALDRGGTVALAGIHMSPIPSLDYDRDVFGERIIRSVTANTRQDGIDLLREAAAIPIKPHTVRFPLEEANQALQELKAGSFQGAAVLTM, encoded by the coding sequence ATGAAAGCGATGGTGCTTCATCACACGAGCGATATCTCCACCGATCCCTTGCAACTCCAAGATCGGCTGGCTCCTGTCCCCAAGGAAAACCAGGTCCTCGTCAAGATTCACGTCTGCGGCGTCTGCCGCACGGATCTCCATGTGGTGGAAGGGGAACTTCCGGATGTCGCGCTGCCGTTGATCCCAGGCCATCAAGCAGTGGGTACTGTGGTGCAAGTCGGCTCTAAGGTCTCAGAGATCAAGGAAGGAGATCGAGTCGGGATTGCCTGGCTTCAGGGCACATGTGGACGATGCGAATTCTGTACAAGCGGGCGAGAAAACCTCTGTCTACAAGCTTCATTCACCGGCTATCAGGTCGACGGAGGATATGCAGAATATGCGGTTGTCCCCGCTCGATTCGCCTATCCTATCCCGTCGATCTTTTCGGACGAAGAAGCCGCTCCCCTGCTCTGTGCCGGAATTATCGGCTATCGAGCATTACGGCTCAGCGGCATCAAACCGGGCCAGCGTCTCGGGCTGTACGGATTCGGCGCATCGGCCCACATCGCGATCCAGATCGCGCGCCATTGGGGTTGTCAGGTCTATGTCAATTCGCTCAAACGAGAGCATCAGGAATTGGCCAGGCAACTGGGGGCAGTTTGGGTCGGTGGGGCGACGGAGATGCCGCCGAATAAACTGCATGGGTCGATTATCTTTGCGCCGGCCGGTGAGCTCGTCCCTCCGGCATTGAGAGCGCTCGACCGAGGCGGCACTGTGGCCTTGGCCGGTATCCACATGTCTCCCATTCCTTCCCTGGACTACGATCGGGATGTGTTTGGAGAGCGAATCATCCGTAGTGTGACAGCCAATACCCGACAAGACGGGATCGACCTCTTGCGCGAAGCAGCAGCGATTCCTATTAAACCGCATACGGTCCGTTTTCCGCTTGAAGAGGCAAACCAAGCCTTACAAGAGTTAAAAGCCGGAAGCTTTCAAGGCGCGGCAGTCCTCACGATGTGA
- a CDS encoding Protein yceI precursor, translating into MKTHSHWLQGIVIAGLLGSFPLGSAAETARWDIDPDHSAIEFRVTHMVVSKTSGRFLDYRGFVDLDADAKTLKTIEATINAESINTNQEKRDTHLRNADFLDVKQFPTIMYKMKNYQKEGDTYKVVGNLTLRGVTKEVTLIGTLNGITKDPWGNTRAGFTAEGTLNRKDFGMIWNKALDTGGLVVGDEVQIHLDIECIKAKKHT; encoded by the coding sequence ATGAAAACTCACTCACATTGGCTGCAAGGAATCGTCATAGCGGGTCTGTTGGGATCCTTTCCCCTGGGCTCCGCAGCGGAAACGGCTCGTTGGGACATCGACCCTGATCATTCAGCCATTGAATTTCGCGTGACTCACATGGTGGTGTCAAAAACATCCGGGCGTTTCCTGGACTATCGTGGATTTGTCGATCTGGACGCGGACGCAAAAACCTTGAAGACGATTGAAGCCACGATCAATGCTGAATCGATCAACACGAACCAAGAGAAACGCGACACGCATCTACGCAATGCCGACTTCTTGGATGTCAAACAGTTCCCGACGATCATGTATAAAATGAAAAACTATCAGAAAGAGGGAGATACCTATAAGGTTGTCGGTAATCTTACCCTACGCGGCGTGACCAAAGAGGTCACGCTGATCGGCACGTTGAATGGCATTACCAAGGATCCCTGGGGCAATACCAGAGCAGGATTCACAGCCGAGGGAACATTGAATCGCAAGGACTTCGGCATGATTTGGAACAAGGCGCTCGACACCGGCGGGTTAGTCGTCGGAGATGAAGTCCAGATCCATCTGGACATCGAGTGCATCAAGGCGAAGAAACACACGTGA
- a CDS encoding L-threonine 3-dehydrogenase, which translates to MQALVKTAAGPGLTLTDWTDPTPGPHDAVVKVAATSLCGTDVHIYRWDEWAQRRIHPPRIIGHELCGHVVEVGREVSLVKVGDYVAAESHLTCGACFQCRTGQAHVCKNYKILGIDRDGSYAQYVALPENVLWQTAPEIPRELACVQEPLGNAVDAALAEDLTGHTVLITGCGPTGLFAAAVARTAGAATIIASDVSDYRLGLAKQVGADHVLNAKTESPEKMAAAILEMTAGEGVDAALEMSGDPTALHQAFRAVKNGGRVTLFGIPTGSICFDLPNEVIFKGIRVYGITGRRLFGTWYRLAGLFKAGLDIRPVVTHSFPLGEFATGFELIRSGQCGKVVLFP; encoded by the coding sequence ATGCAAGCACTCGTCAAAACTGCCGCAGGGCCTGGGTTAACCCTCACCGATTGGACGGACCCGACACCGGGGCCACACGACGCGGTGGTGAAGGTAGCCGCAACCTCGCTATGTGGAACCGATGTCCATATCTATCGTTGGGACGAATGGGCGCAACGGCGGATTCATCCGCCACGCATCATCGGTCATGAACTGTGCGGCCACGTCGTGGAGGTTGGTCGTGAGGTTTCTCTCGTCAAGGTCGGTGACTATGTCGCCGCAGAATCACACCTCACCTGTGGAGCGTGCTTTCAGTGCCGCACCGGGCAGGCGCATGTGTGTAAAAATTACAAAATTCTGGGAATCGATCGAGACGGCTCTTACGCTCAGTATGTCGCGCTGCCTGAGAATGTTTTGTGGCAGACGGCTCCGGAAATACCCCGCGAGTTAGCCTGTGTGCAGGAGCCGCTCGGTAATGCTGTCGATGCCGCCCTCGCTGAAGATCTCACCGGCCATACCGTGTTGATCACGGGGTGCGGCCCCACGGGGTTATTTGCGGCTGCCGTCGCACGAACCGCCGGGGCCGCGACCATTATCGCGTCCGATGTCAGTGACTATCGGCTTGGTTTGGCGAAGCAGGTCGGCGCAGATCATGTCCTCAATGCGAAGACGGAGTCACCGGAGAAAATGGCGGCGGCCATCCTCGAGATGACCGCCGGTGAAGGTGTCGATGCCGCACTGGAGATGTCGGGAGATCCCACGGCGTTGCATCAAGCCTTTCGCGCGGTGAAAAACGGCGGACGAGTCACCTTGTTCGGCATCCCGACCGGTTCTATTTGCTTTGATCTGCCGAATGAAGTTATTTTTAAGGGTATCCGTGTCTATGGGATCACCGGGCGACGCTTGTTTGGAACCTGGTACCGGCTGGCCGGCCTTTTCAAGGCGGGTCTCGATATTCGACCGGTCGTGACCCATTCCTTTCCGCTGGGCGAATTTGCCACCGGGTTTGAGTTGATCCGATCGGGCCAGTGCGGCAAAGTGGTGCTGTTTCCATAA
- a CDS encoding 2-amino-3-ketobutyrate coenzyme A ligase: MAYDSLKKALDTQLADIRAKGLYKSERRILGPQGSDILVAQGSVLNLCANNYLGLANHPAIVRAAKEGLATHGYGMASVRFICGTQDLHKQLEQAVSEFLGTEDTILYSSCFDANGGLFEVLLDEGDAVISDALNHASLIDGIRLCKAKRFRYAHSDMAELETRLQEADACRLRLIVTDGVFSMDGDPAKLDRIVELAERYDAAVVVDDSHATGVLGPHGRGTPAHFGVADRIEMVTSTLGKTLGGATGGFTSGKAEVIELLRQRSRPYLFSNSLPPPIVSGALCALDLVRQGDPLRENLRVNAAFFRKELTALGFRLVPGEHPIIPVMLGEAALATSMAEALLKEGIYVVGFSYPVVPQGQARIRAQMSAAHTTAQLQRAVTAFAKVGRALGVIP, encoded by the coding sequence ATGGCCTACGATTCCCTCAAAAAAGCTCTCGACACCCAACTCGCCGACATCCGCGCCAAAGGCCTCTACAAATCCGAGCGGCGTATTTTGGGGCCGCAAGGGTCGGACATCCTGGTCGCGCAAGGCTCGGTTCTGAACCTTTGTGCAAATAATTATCTCGGGCTTGCGAATCATCCGGCCATCGTGCGGGCGGCCAAAGAAGGGTTGGCAACACATGGCTATGGCATGGCCTCCGTACGATTTATTTGCGGCACGCAGGATCTACATAAACAGCTGGAACAGGCAGTCAGCGAGTTTCTCGGCACCGAGGACACAATCTTGTACAGTTCCTGCTTCGACGCCAATGGGGGACTCTTCGAAGTACTGTTGGATGAGGGCGATGCGGTCATCAGCGATGCCTTGAACCATGCCAGCCTGATCGACGGCATCAGGCTTTGCAAGGCCAAACGATTCCGATACGCCCATTCCGACATGGCGGAGCTCGAAACCCGACTTCAAGAAGCCGATGCGTGCCGCCTGCGCCTGATTGTCACCGATGGGGTCTTCTCGATGGATGGGGATCCGGCCAAACTGGATCGGATCGTGGAGCTGGCGGAGCGGTACGATGCCGCGGTGGTGGTCGATGACAGCCACGCGACCGGTGTTTTGGGTCCTCACGGCAGGGGGACGCCGGCTCATTTCGGAGTCGCTGACCGAATCGAGATGGTGACGAGCACGTTGGGCAAGACACTCGGTGGCGCGACCGGCGGATTTACATCGGGCAAGGCCGAGGTGATTGAGTTGCTGCGGCAACGATCGCGACCCTACCTGTTTTCAAACTCGCTTCCTCCGCCCATTGTAAGCGGTGCGTTGTGTGCGCTCGACCTGGTGAGGCAGGGCGATCCGCTTAGAGAAAATCTGCGGGTCAATGCCGCCTTCTTCCGGAAAGAGTTAACCGCCCTAGGCTTCCGACTCGTCCCCGGCGAGCATCCCATCATCCCCGTCATGCTTGGCGAAGCAGCCCTGGCGACCTCCATGGCGGAGGCATTATTGAAAGAAGGAATCTACGTCGTTGGATTCAGCTATCCGGTGGTGCCGCAAGGGCAGGCACGAATCAGGGCTCAAATGTCGGCGGCCCATACAACGGCTCAGTTGCAACGAGCCGTGACGGCTTTCGCAAAGGTGGGCCGGGCTCTTGGAGTAATCCCATAG
- a CDS encoding LSU ribosomal protein L9p has protein sequence MKVILQETLEGVGHLGDLINVADGFARNYLLPRRKAVEADSRSIKAFEHAKRTAVEKAKKEKLEIESYAKKVSAIALTVEAQVGKDDKMFGSVTAKDIAEGLAAQGVTVDRRKIQLAQPIKELGTVAVPIKMPRDVVATVTVHVVKKQEPEEPSA, from the coding sequence ATGAAAGTCATTCTTCAAGAAACCCTGGAAGGGGTGGGACATCTCGGCGATCTCATCAATGTCGCCGATGGGTTTGCGCGGAACTATCTGTTGCCGCGTCGCAAGGCCGTCGAAGCCGATAGCCGAAGCATCAAGGCCTTTGAGCATGCCAAACGAACGGCGGTCGAGAAGGCCAAGAAGGAAAAGTTGGAAATCGAATCCTACGCGAAGAAAGTGTCGGCGATCGCCCTGACGGTCGAAGCGCAGGTCGGGAAAGACGATAAGATGTTCGGTTCCGTCACCGCCAAAGACATCGCGGAAGGATTGGCGGCGCAAGGGGTCACGGTGGATCGGCGGAAGATCCAACTGGCGCAACCGATCAAGGAACTCGGTACGGTGGCTGTGCCCATCAAGATGCCCAGGGATGTCGTGGCGACTGTGACCGTCCATGTGGTGAAGAAGCAAGAGCCTGAAGAGCCTTCCGCCTAG
- a CDS encoding Serine hydroxymethyltransferase, whose translation MSSDAIGSWDALKTADPEVSAAIEAEEVRQREKLLLIASENFASPAVLAAQGSLLTNKYAEGYPGRRYYGGCQYADAVEDLAIQRCKEIFGAEHVNVQPHSGSQANMAAYLSVLKAGDTILGMDLAQGGHLTHGSKVNFSGILFRVFSYGVDRVTETIDYDAVQKVAEECRPRMIVVGASAYARVLDFPRFQQIAKSVGAYLLVDIAHIAGLIAAGLHPNPVPYADFVTTTTHKTLRGPRGGVTMCKAEYAKAVDKLVFPGLQGGPLMHVIAAKAVAFKEALSPGFKRYQQQVLTNAKALAQGFVDRGYKIVSGGTDTHLMLLNLTNKGITGKEADAALDTAGIIVNKNAVPYDEKPPAVASGIRLGSPIVSTRGMKEPEMKQIVELVDRVLQHRQEPSVLEEVRGQAKALCAQFPIFHPY comes from the coding sequence ATGAGCAGCGACGCGATTGGTTCATGGGATGCACTGAAAACGGCCGATCCCGAGGTTTCTGCGGCGATTGAGGCGGAAGAAGTCCGTCAGCGTGAGAAGCTGCTTTTGATTGCCTCGGAAAATTTTGCCAGCCCCGCGGTTTTGGCAGCACAAGGTTCCTTGCTCACCAATAAGTATGCGGAAGGGTATCCCGGCAGACGATACTACGGGGGATGTCAGTATGCCGACGCTGTCGAAGATTTGGCGATTCAGCGGTGCAAAGAAATCTTTGGTGCCGAACATGTGAATGTGCAACCGCACTCGGGCTCCCAAGCCAACATGGCGGCCTATCTATCGGTCCTGAAGGCGGGGGATACCATTCTCGGAATGGATCTTGCTCAGGGCGGTCACCTCACGCATGGGAGCAAAGTCAATTTCTCCGGCATTCTCTTCCGTGTCTTCTCCTATGGTGTGGATCGTGTGACTGAAACGATCGACTACGATGCCGTCCAGAAGGTCGCGGAGGAATGCCGTCCGCGGATGATCGTGGTCGGAGCCAGCGCCTATGCCCGCGTGCTGGATTTTCCTCGTTTCCAACAGATCGCCAAATCGGTCGGAGCCTACCTGTTAGTGGATATCGCGCATATTGCCGGTCTCATCGCCGCGGGGCTTCATCCGAATCCCGTTCCCTATGCCGACTTTGTCACGACGACGACTCATAAGACGCTCCGTGGTCCGCGTGGGGGTGTCACCATGTGTAAAGCCGAATACGCCAAGGCCGTCGATAAACTGGTATTTCCTGGACTACAGGGCGGACCGTTGATGCATGTGATCGCGGCCAAGGCGGTGGCCTTCAAAGAGGCTTTGTCACCGGGATTCAAGCGTTATCAGCAGCAAGTTCTGACCAACGCGAAGGCTCTGGCACAAGGGTTCGTCGATCGCGGCTATAAGATCGTCTCCGGCGGAACCGATACGCACCTGATGCTTCTGAACCTCACGAACAAGGGGATTACCGGGAAAGAGGCCGATGCCGCGCTGGACACCGCCGGCATTATCGTCAATAAGAACGCCGTCCCGTACGATGAAAAGCCGCCGGCCGTGGCCAGCGGGATCCGCCTGGGGTCGCCCATCGTTTCCACGCGCGGGATGAAAGAACCGGAGATGAAGCAGATCGTCGAGTTAGTCGATCGTGTGCTCCAGCACAGACAAGAGCCGTCGGTGTTGGAAGAAGTCCGCGGCCAAGCAAAAGCGTTGTGCGCCCAGTTTCCCATCTTTCATCCCTACTAG
- a CDS encoding Ribonucleotide reductase transcriptional regulator NrdR has protein sequence MKCPFCDELEDKVVDSRMAKEGEVIRRRRECLGCKRRYTTYERVEEILPVVVKKDGRRESFDRNKILVGLKKACEKRPISIGTIEAVTDRIEKRIQEMGETEIESRIVGEEVMKELHQLDQVAYVRFASVYREFKDIDQFMDELKTLTQQRRER, from the coding sequence GTGAAATGTCCCTTCTGCGATGAACTCGAGGACAAGGTCGTCGATTCTCGTATGGCCAAGGAAGGCGAGGTTATTCGTCGCCGCCGGGAGTGCCTTGGTTGCAAACGCCGCTATACCACCTACGAGCGGGTCGAGGAAATTCTTCCGGTTGTCGTAAAGAAGGACGGTCGCCGCGAATCGTTCGACCGCAATAAGATCCTCGTCGGCCTCAAAAAAGCCTGTGAAAAGCGACCGATCAGTATCGGTACGATCGAGGCCGTCACCGACCGGATAGAAAAACGGATCCAGGAGATGGGCGAGACGGAGATTGAGAGTCGGATCGTTGGCGAAGAAGTCATGAAGGAGCTGCATCAGTTGGATCAGGTCGCCTATGTCCGGTTTGCATCCGTCTACCGTGAATTTAAGGACATCGACCAATTTATGGACGAGTTGAAGACGCTGACTCAGCAACGTCGTGAACGTTAA
- a CDS encoding Histidine kinase, with translation MNKPLPQQRARRNQPTSGATSVAIIGAGRGGTALMEIFANDPLVQIVGVAERDPKAPGLGLAKQLNIPITRDYRQLLAMERVDLIIDVSGDGEVWQFLQDFHRMGVTIIGGASAKFMWELIEARIRATAEIEKTLNKYQSLYRLYVKETGAAVTEERTRIACEIHDGLVQSLAGVNFKLDLCQQLIRKNPRASLTTLKESKAQLKLAIQEARQVIFNLRPLHYDKMELIPALTNYFKSYQTQTHIATKFSVTGDEQILFPRTKIFLFRIIQEALSNVEKHAKADRVSIKLDIDMDLLRVTISDNGIGFDLEAVLRDPEKWDHFGIKGILERARLVGGEGHVQSKPGKGTKIIVEVPLGHKEERGNGEN, from the coding sequence ATGAATAAGCCGCTTCCCCAGCAGCGTGCTCGGCGGAACCAGCCGACGTCCGGAGCGACGAGCGTCGCGATTATCGGGGCCGGTCGCGGGGGCACCGCGCTGATGGAGATTTTCGCGAATGATCCGTTGGTGCAGATCGTCGGTGTTGCCGAACGTGATCCGAAAGCGCCGGGTTTGGGATTGGCCAAACAGCTCAACATCCCGATTACACGCGATTATCGACAACTGTTGGCGATGGAGCGTGTCGATCTGATCATCGATGTCTCTGGTGATGGGGAAGTCTGGCAGTTCCTCCAGGATTTTCATCGTATGGGTGTCACCATCATCGGCGGCGCCAGCGCCAAGTTCATGTGGGAACTGATCGAAGCCCGCATTCGCGCGACGGCGGAGATTGAGAAGACGCTGAACAAGTATCAATCCCTCTATCGATTGTACGTCAAAGAGACCGGCGCCGCGGTGACGGAAGAGCGGACCAGAATCGCCTGCGAGATCCACGACGGACTCGTGCAGAGCCTGGCGGGCGTGAACTTCAAGCTGGACCTCTGTCAGCAACTTATTCGGAAAAATCCACGCGCCAGTTTAACGACCCTCAAGGAGAGCAAGGCTCAACTGAAGCTGGCCATACAGGAAGCCCGCCAAGTGATCTTCAACCTGCGGCCCCTGCACTACGACAAGATGGAATTGATTCCCGCCCTCACCAATTATTTCAAGTCGTACCAGACCCAAACCCACATTGCCACGAAGTTTTCGGTCACGGGGGATGAACAGATTCTCTTCCCGCGAACAAAAATCTTTCTGTTCCGAATCATTCAAGAAGCCTTGAGCAACGTTGAAAAGCATGCCAAAGCCGACCGAGTCTCGATCAAATTGGACATCGATATGGATCTGTTGCGCGTGACGATTTCCGATAATGGAATCGGCTTCGATCTGGAAGCCGTTCTGCGTGACCCGGAAAAGTGGGATCATTTCGGCATCAAGGGTATCCTGGAGCGAGCCCGCTTGGTGGGCGGCGAGGGGCACGTCCAATCCAAACCGGGGAAAGGCACGAAAATCATCGTTGAGGTGCCGTTGGGTCACAAGGAGGAGAGAGGGAATGGAGAAAATTAA
- a CDS encoding Two-component transcriptional response regulator, NarL/FixJ family translates to MEKIKVLIADDHRVVREGLAAILKTKEDIHVIGEAQDGTEAVEKARALLPDVILMDVSMPRMGGVEATRQIKREFPHIGIVALTMYEEQQYIFDLVRAGATGYLLKDSESSQIVAAIRAIYRGESLIHPSVASKILAEFSLMAQKKGKKPAWAEHDLTDREITVLRLVADGKTNKEIANNLDLSEKTVKNHVRNIFHKLQVYDRTQAAILAIRKGLIELDPKR, encoded by the coding sequence ATGGAGAAAATTAAGGTTCTGATCGCCGACGACCATCGGGTGGTTCGGGAAGGCTTGGCCGCTATTCTCAAGACCAAGGAAGACATTCACGTCATCGGCGAAGCTCAAGACGGAACGGAAGCGGTGGAAAAAGCCCGGGCGCTGCTCCCCGATGTGATTCTCATGGATGTGAGCATGCCGAGGATGGGCGGCGTCGAGGCGACGAGACAAATCAAGCGCGAGTTTCCGCATATCGGGATCGTTGCGTTGACCATGTATGAAGAACAACAGTACATCTTCGATCTTGTCCGCGCGGGAGCGACAGGGTATCTCTTGAAAGATTCTGAATCGTCTCAGATCGTGGCGGCCATTCGTGCCATCTATCGGGGCGAATCGCTGATCCATCCGTCCGTTGCCAGTAAAATCTTGGCGGAATTCTCCTTGATGGCCCAAAAGAAAGGCAAGAAGCCGGCGTGGGCCGAGCATGATCTGACCGATCGAGAGATTACGGTCTTGCGGCTGGTTGCGGACGGGAAAACCAACAAAGAGATCGCCAACAACCTCGATTTGAGCGAAAAGACGGTGAAGAACCACGTCCGGAACATCTTCCACAAACTACAAGTGTACGACCGCACGCAAGCGGCCATCCTCGCCATCCGCAAAGGCCTGATCGAGTTGGATCCGAAGCGGTAG